Proteins found in one Sporosarcina sp. FSL K6-3457 genomic segment:
- a CDS encoding pyridoxal-phosphate dependent enzyme, with amino-acid sequence MLPYKDFPTIGEGNTPMIQVKNLCEELGLKNLWIKNEGQNPTGSHKDRMSPLIIARAKSIGMESVAVASSGNAGASIAAYAAAGDVECIVLTTESMNPIWKQAIEKTGATIVYTKEAMKRWELMKGNVENGIWYPATNFINPPVGSNPFGVQGYKTIAYEIIEDSEEIPNIIIVPCSRGDLLWGIWEGFKEVFDAGMIHSLPRLIAVEPFPRLKKVLEGQPYVDSFIGDSTYTPSVGGITVTYQALKAIQESNGEVVVIPSHQAETEQKHLGKHGIYAERSSSLVVGALKYLIKKQAIQEEDKILLLISSNGYKELF; translated from the coding sequence ATGCTGCCGTACAAAGACTTTCCAACAATTGGCGAAGGTAATACACCGATGATTCAAGTGAAAAATTTATGTGAAGAACTGGGTCTTAAAAATCTTTGGATTAAAAATGAAGGCCAAAATCCTACTGGGTCGCATAAAGACCGAATGAGTCCATTGATTATCGCGCGGGCAAAATCAATTGGAATGGAATCTGTTGCTGTGGCATCCAGTGGAAATGCGGGGGCTTCAATAGCTGCTTATGCTGCAGCAGGAGATGTTGAATGCATTGTCCTTACGACAGAGAGCATGAATCCTATCTGGAAGCAGGCTATTGAAAAAACAGGGGCCACAATTGTCTATACGAAAGAAGCGATGAAACGTTGGGAATTAATGAAGGGAAATGTTGAAAATGGAATATGGTATCCAGCGACCAATTTTATCAATCCTCCTGTTGGATCAAATCCATTTGGCGTTCAAGGATATAAGACAATCGCTTATGAAATTATAGAAGACTCTGAAGAAATCCCGAATATTATTATTGTACCCTGTTCAAGGGGAGATCTATTATGGGGGATTTGGGAAGGTTTTAAAGAAGTATTCGATGCTGGAATGATCCACTCGTTACCGAGATTGATTGCAGTCGAACCGTTTCCAAGATTAAAAAAGGTGCTTGAGGGACAACCATACGTCGATTCTTTTATCGGAGATTCTACATATACTCCTTCTGTAGGAGGGATAACTGTTACATATCAAGCTCTTAAGGCGATTCAGGAATCAAACGGAGAAGTAGTAGTTATTCCGAGCCATCAAGCAGAGACTGAGCAAAAACATTTGGGGAAACACGGTATTTATGCTGAACGTTCATCTTCATTAGTAGTAGGTGCATTAAAGTATTTAATCAAAAAACAAGCAATTCAGGAAGAGGATAAAATTTTGCTGCTAATTTCTTCTAACGGATACAAGGAGTTGTTCTAA
- a CDS encoding helix-turn-helix domain-containing protein — protein sequence MQEIHLVIAKNLKMLRESKKLSLEKVAELTGVSKTMIGQIERGESAPTITTIWKIANGLKISFTVLINQPQPDTIVVSKSNIQVLSEDDGKYRVYPHFPFEDSKRFEIYSVEIDPGGFLSADAHMAGTEELLTIFDGELTIRVNDEEYTVRSGDSIRFKADRPHSYENSGDIMTRLSMVLYYPN from the coding sequence ATGCAGGAAATTCATCTTGTAATCGCAAAAAATTTAAAAATGCTAAGAGAAAGTAAAAAGTTAAGTCTTGAAAAGGTGGCCGAACTAACGGGAGTTAGCAAAACGATGATTGGTCAAATCGAGCGTGGCGAATCAGCGCCAACGATTACAACCATCTGGAAAATAGCCAATGGACTGAAGATTTCTTTCACTGTACTCATCAATCAGCCGCAGCCAGATACAATTGTTGTGTCCAAAAGTAACATTCAAGTCTTATCCGAAGATGATGGAAAATATCGGGTCTATCCACATTTCCCATTCGAAGATAGCAAACGTTTTGAGATCTATTCAGTGGAGATTGATCCAGGTGGATTTCTAAGCGCGGATGCGCATATGGCAGGAACTGAGGAGTTGTTAACGATTTTTGACGGAGAGCTAACGATTCGCGTCAATGATGAAGAATATACCGTGAGAAGTGGTGATTCCATTCGCTTCAAGGCTGATAGGCCCCATAGTTATGAGAATTCCGGGGACATCATGACACGGTTGAGTATGGTTTTGTATTATCCAAACTAA
- a CDS encoding LysE family transporter, translated as MPVVSFLVYVFVMSFTPGPNNIMAMLFANQYGFKKTLRFCLGVGAGFFVIMILSSYFNLVLHNVIPKIELPMMMLGAGYMLYLAYKILTSTAGGNGNDGGKYNSFLAGMLLQFVNPKGVLYGITVVATFILPYYSSHSSLLLLSLFLGFVGILSTGSWSLFGSIFQKFLAKYRQQFNVVMALLLVYSAVSIFI; from the coding sequence ATGCCAGTGGTCTCATTTTTGGTATATGTGTTTGTGATGAGTTTTACACCAGGTCCGAATAATATTATGGCGATGTTATTTGCGAATCAGTATGGATTTAAGAAGACACTTCGTTTCTGTCTAGGTGTAGGTGCGGGTTTCTTTGTTATCATGATTTTATCAAGCTATTTTAACCTTGTGCTTCATAATGTCATTCCTAAGATTGAATTGCCGATGATGATGTTAGGCGCAGGTTATATGCTGTATCTGGCTTACAAAATACTAACGAGTACTGCCGGTGGTAATGGGAATGATGGAGGCAAATATAATAGCTTTTTGGCTGGGATGCTACTGCAATTTGTCAATCCGAAGGGTGTTTTATATGGCATTACGGTCGTTGCGACGTTCATTCTTCCATACTATAGCTCACATAGTAGTTTACTACTGCTGTCGTTATTTTTAGGTTTCGTCGGTATTCTGAGTACTGGTAGTTGGAGCCTTTTTGGTTCTATCTTTCAAAAGTTCTTAGCGAAATATAGGCAGCAATTTAATGTCGTGATGGCGTTGTTATTGGTCTATAGTGCTGTGTCAATTTTTATCTGA
- a CDS encoding ribonuclease H family protein yields the protein MRVLIEWTYKTPRGTETIFRSEEMPAAKALLFAEDIERTGRIKSILFTDQLDTIWTVKEMRKYLKEIETEPHNITVYFDGGFDRETKKSGMGCVIYYDQNGKSYRLRRNAPSVELTSNNEAEYAALYLCLQELELLNVHHLPVRFIGDSQVVINQLSEEWPTLENNLSRWADRIEAKLKDLTIQATYELVGRKRNAEADRLATQALHDISITATSEIVAD from the coding sequence ATGCGTGTTCTAATTGAATGGACTTACAAAACACCGAGGGGTACTGAAACTATTTTTCGCTCTGAAGAAATGCCAGCAGCGAAGGCTTTGCTATTTGCGGAAGATATCGAACGAACCGGACGTATCAAAAGTATTCTATTTACAGATCAACTCGACACGATATGGACAGTTAAAGAGATGAGAAAGTATTTGAAAGAAATTGAAACGGAGCCACATAACATTACAGTCTATTTCGACGGTGGCTTCGACCGTGAGACGAAGAAATCGGGAATGGGCTGCGTCATTTACTATGACCAGAACGGCAAGTCTTACAGACTACGGCGCAATGCTCCTTCTGTCGAACTTACATCTAATAACGAAGCTGAATATGCAGCCCTATATCTCTGTCTACAGGAGCTTGAGCTGTTGAATGTCCATCATCTGCCCGTCCGATTTATTGGCGATTCACAGGTCGTTATCAACCAATTAAGCGAGGAATGGCCGACACTTGAAAATAATCTATCGAGGTGGGCAGACCGAATTGAAGCAAAACTAAAAGACCTCACTATCCAAGCAACATACGAACTAGTGGGACGAAAAAGAAACGCAGAAGCAGATCGATTAGCGACACAAGCTCTGCACGATATTTCTATTACAGCAACGAGTGAAATCGTAGCGGATTAG
- a CDS encoding FMN-dependent NADH-azoreductase — protein MNILVVKANNRPASEAISSKMYETFMENIKDAKDLNITTFDVFSEDMPYFGQDLFNAFGKMQNGEQLSDLEQRLVAAKQKAMDALTAADVVVFAFPLWNLTIPAPLQTFVDYVYQAGYAFKYSEEGQMISLMTEKKAILLNARGGVYSTPEMAPMEMSATYMRNVFGGVFGMSVEEVIIEGHNAMPDQAEQIVAQGLEKVAEVAKALAAQPATV, from the coding sequence ATGAATATTTTAGTCGTAAAAGCAAATAACCGCCCAGCTTCAGAGGCAATCTCAAGCAAAATGTATGAAACATTTATGGAAAATATCAAGGATGCAAAAGATCTTAATATTACAACGTTTGACGTATTCTCAGAAGACATGCCTTATTTCGGACAAGACTTGTTCAACGCATTTGGCAAAATGCAAAACGGTGAACAACTATCTGACCTTGAGCAACGTCTTGTTGCAGCTAAACAAAAAGCGATGGACGCTTTAACAGCTGCTGATGTAGTTGTTTTCGCATTCCCATTGTGGAACTTAACAATTCCAGCACCATTACAAACATTTGTTGACTATGTATATCAAGCAGGATATGCATTTAAATATAGCGAAGAAGGTCAAATGATTAGCTTAATGACAGAGAAAAAAGCAATCCTTCTTAATGCACGTGGTGGGGTATACTCAACACCTGAAATGGCACCGATGGAAATGTCAGCTACATATATGCGTAATGTATTTGGCGGCGTATTCGGTATGTCTGTTGAAGAGGTCATCATTGAAGGACATAATGCAATGCCAGATCAAGCAGAACAAATCGTTGCACAAGGCCTTGAAAAAGTAGCTGAAGTTGCAAAAGCATTGGCTGCTCAACCAGCTACTGTATAA
- a CDS encoding RrF2 family transcriptional regulator: protein MQMKTGVEQSVYAILILNMLPDRAVLPGEAISQQLGTSPTYFQKLLRKLVSADLITSVAGVKGGFKLKKKPEEIRVYDVYLAIEGQQSLYSPSGIFDDMLELEKEEECCLLTDLMDEAESTWKTVLKRETMASLSAETRNRFPEKVEGLKEWVKERMVL, encoded by the coding sequence ATGCAGATGAAAACCGGTGTTGAACAATCTGTCTACGCCATTCTGATTCTGAATATGTTGCCAGATCGAGCGGTATTGCCAGGAGAAGCAATAAGCCAACAGTTGGGAACCTCACCGACTTACTTTCAAAAACTATTGAGAAAGCTAGTAAGTGCAGACCTAATTACCTCTGTTGCAGGCGTCAAGGGCGGTTTTAAATTAAAGAAAAAACCTGAAGAGATTCGAGTGTACGATGTTTATCTTGCCATAGAAGGTCAACAATCCCTTTATTCTCCAAGTGGTATCTTCGATGACATGCTTGAACTGGAAAAAGAAGAAGAATGCTGTTTGTTGACCGATTTAATGGATGAAGCTGAATCGACTTGGAAAACGGTTTTGAAGCGTGAAACAATGGCATCGCTATCTGCTGAAACAAGGAATCGTTTTCCTGAAAAAGTGGAAGGCTTAAAGGAATGGGTAAAAGAAAGAATGGTTTTATAA
- a CDS encoding LLM class oxidoreductase, with the protein MDKFQLHHGFAQTFKDNILTLGLAFPLESYEGSFPRMDLDEQMLLAKNAESLGFASLFVRDSPLYDSNFGDVGALYDPWVFLTYVAAHTDRIALGTSSIVTTLRHPLHVAKSAASLDTISKQRLLLGVATGDRPIEFPVFKVDVNEKAALFRESIVVMKKVWQESFPQIQTEHVDMLQGDVVPKPMLSDIPIFGTGYSGQTIEWLAKHTDGWLFYSQGVKEQRELVKKWREAAGGFKPFAQALAIDLSENPNEAPKPITGGFRSGYKFLIDYLHAYQDAGVNHVIFGLKNGMRPATEVIQELGEYVVPHFPTNTR; encoded by the coding sequence ATGGACAAATTTCAATTACATCATGGTTTTGCACAAACATTTAAAGACAATATATTAACACTTGGGCTAGCCTTTCCTTTGGAGTCGTATGAAGGAAGCTTCCCGAGGATGGATTTGGATGAGCAAATGTTACTGGCGAAAAATGCGGAAAGTTTAGGATTCGCCTCTCTGTTTGTTAGAGATTCCCCGCTTTATGATTCGAATTTTGGTGATGTTGGAGCTCTATACGACCCATGGGTGTTTCTTACTTACGTAGCAGCACATACGGACCGAATTGCACTTGGTACTTCGAGTATTGTGACGACATTACGCCACCCGCTACACGTGGCCAAGTCAGCTGCCTCACTGGACACAATATCTAAACAGCGATTGTTGTTAGGTGTTGCAACTGGTGACAGGCCTATTGAATTCCCAGTATTTAAAGTGGATGTTAACGAAAAAGCAGCGTTATTTAGAGAGTCCATAGTGGTAATGAAAAAAGTCTGGCAAGAATCATTTCCGCAAATTCAGACAGAGCACGTTGACATGCTACAAGGTGATGTCGTTCCAAAACCAATGTTATCGGACATTCCGATTTTTGGTACAGGGTATTCTGGCCAAACGATTGAATGGCTAGCGAAGCATACAGATGGTTGGTTATTTTATTCCCAAGGGGTCAAGGAACAGCGTGAACTTGTGAAAAAATGGCGAGAGGCAGCTGGTGGATTCAAACCATTTGCGCAAGCTTTGGCAATCGACTTATCAGAGAATCCAAATGAAGCACCTAAACCGATAACGGGTGGGTTTAGATCGGGTTATAAGTTTTTAATTGATTATTTACATGCTTACCAGGATGCTGGCGTTAATCACGTCATTTTTGGTTTGAAAAACGGTATGCGCCCGGCAACAGAAGTAATTCAAGAATTAGGAGAATATGTGGTACCTCATTTTCCTACAAATACACGATGA
- a CDS encoding DUF896 domain-containing protein, with protein sequence MIKGLDRINELAKKQREEGLTNAEMVEQTVLQQDYLREIRGQVLNTVSGITVLDPLGNDVTPDKVQQERKLTL encoded by the coding sequence ATGATAAAAGGTCTAGATCGCATTAATGAATTAGCGAAAAAACAGCGAGAAGAAGGTTTAACAAATGCTGAAATGGTTGAACAAACAGTGTTACAACAAGATTACTTACGTGAAATTCGCGGACAGGTACTCAATACCGTGTCTGGCATAACTGTACTGGACCCACTTGGTAATGACGTGACACCTGACAAAGTACAGCAGGAGAGGAAGTTAACGCTATGA
- a CDS encoding MsnO8 family LLM class oxidoreductase: MRLSVLDQAPVTKGNNAVGALKKAEELAILTDELGYRRMWMAEHHGTDTFASSAPEVTAAHLAARTKQIHIGTGGTMMMHYSPLKLAEVFKTLSAFSPGRIDFGVGRAPGGDNDSIYALSEGRPPMVNNMYEKFDIALQLINDEVPDNRLYNKTIATPSHVVLPEAWLLGSSGNSAIQAGRMGVGYSFAQFFNGQLSESILEAYKKNFQPSAFMEKPEINVSYMVTTAETTEEAEFEAAPQDIWRLLFMKGKVGQVLTPEEARDYPLTEMDRMMIQDSRKIHLVGSAKEIAARLQQEQQQYGFDEAMICSIPHSQEKRLNVYRLLAQELL, from the coding sequence ATGAGGTTAAGTGTTCTGGATCAGGCACCGGTAACAAAGGGCAATAATGCAGTGGGTGCTTTGAAAAAAGCAGAAGAGCTAGCTATTTTGACAGATGAATTAGGCTACCGACGAATGTGGATGGCGGAGCATCATGGAACAGATACCTTCGCAAGTTCAGCTCCTGAGGTGACAGCGGCGCATCTAGCCGCCAGAACGAAACAAATTCATATCGGTACTGGTGGCACAATGATGATGCATTATTCACCACTAAAACTGGCTGAAGTATTTAAAACACTGAGCGCCTTTTCACCAGGTAGAATTGATTTTGGTGTAGGTCGAGCGCCAGGCGGGGATAATGATTCCATCTATGCTCTATCCGAAGGGCGTCCTCCGATGGTCAACAATATGTATGAAAAATTCGATATAGCTCTGCAATTGATCAATGATGAAGTACCAGACAATCGTCTTTACAATAAAACAATCGCAACACCATCCCACGTTGTTTTACCTGAAGCCTGGTTATTAGGTTCGAGTGGAAATAGTGCCATTCAAGCAGGACGTATGGGCGTTGGTTATTCTTTTGCACAATTTTTTAATGGCCAGCTATCCGAATCAATTTTGGAGGCTTATAAGAAGAACTTTCAGCCTTCAGCATTTATGGAGAAACCAGAAATCAATGTTTCTTATATGGTGACAACGGCCGAAACAACAGAAGAAGCTGAGTTTGAGGCAGCGCCACAAGATATTTGGCGTTTACTGTTTATGAAAGGCAAAGTCGGGCAAGTTTTGACGCCTGAAGAAGCCCGTGATTATCCGCTGACGGAAATGGATCGCATGATGATTCAAGATAGCCGTAAAATCCACTTAGTGGGATCTGCAAAAGAAATTGCAGCGCGATTACAACAAGAGCAACAACAATATGGATTTGACGAAGCAATGATTTGCAGCATTCCTCATTCACAAGAGAAACGTTTGAATGTCTATCGCTTATTAGCACAGGAATTGCTTTAG
- the hslO gene encoding Hsp33 family molecular chaperone HslO: protein MKDYLVKATAYNNQVRAYAAITTETVGEAERRHQTWPTASAALGRSMTAGVILGAMLKGEEKLSIKIAGGGPIGTILVDANTKGEVRGYVTNPQTHFDLNDQGKLDVKRAVGTDGMLTVSKDIGLQQPFVGYVPLVSGELGEDFTAYIVNSEQVPSSVGVGVLVNPDQTIQAAGGFIIQLMPGTDDKTIQLIEERLKDITPISSMVEQGMTPEQILEQVLGAGNVKFLETIPVQFQCQCSEERITNAIISLGGAEIQDMIQTDGQADANCHFCNENYHFSKQDLEVLLESAIS from the coding sequence ATGAAGGATTATTTAGTAAAAGCAACTGCTTATAACAATCAGGTGCGTGCCTATGCGGCAATCACAACAGAAACTGTCGGAGAAGCGGAGCGTCGCCATCAAACTTGGCCAACTGCATCCGCGGCGCTTGGGCGTTCAATGACAGCCGGCGTAATACTAGGCGCTATGCTGAAGGGCGAGGAAAAACTATCGATAAAAATTGCTGGTGGTGGTCCAATCGGAACGATTTTAGTCGATGCAAACACTAAAGGAGAAGTGAGGGGCTATGTGACAAATCCTCAAACTCATTTTGATTTAAATGATCAAGGTAAACTAGATGTGAAAAGAGCCGTTGGAACAGATGGCATGCTGACAGTATCGAAGGATATTGGCTTACAACAGCCTTTTGTTGGATATGTTCCTCTTGTATCAGGTGAGTTAGGCGAGGATTTCACAGCGTATATTGTGAACTCGGAGCAAGTGCCCTCCTCTGTAGGAGTAGGTGTTTTAGTCAATCCGGACCAAACGATTCAAGCGGCGGGTGGCTTTATCATTCAACTAATGCCTGGAACAGATGATAAGACCATCCAACTGATTGAAGAACGTTTGAAAGACATCACGCCTATTTCTTCAATGGTGGAGCAGGGAATGACGCCTGAACAAATACTCGAACAAGTATTAGGGGCTGGAAATGTGAAGTTTCTAGAGACAATTCCCGTTCAGTTTCAATGCCAGTGCTCTGAGGAGAGGATTACCAATGCCATTATTAGTTTAGGTGGCGCCGAGATTCAAGACATGATTCAGACGGACGGGCAAGCCGACGCAAACTGTCATTTTTGTAATGAAAACTACCATTTCTCTAAACAAGATTTGGAAGTATTATTGGAATCGGCAATTTCATAA
- a CDS encoding MFS transporter: protein MNNQRWLSRNFLVFFLTWGVFLPYWTGWLVQAKGLSVAEASLIMGFGLLARGASTLFAFPFVSKYWSSQTVILVLTVCSLVATLLYIPISSFNTLFVVTILFSAVYPALLPAVESTASALVQQGDVNYGKSRSYGSLGFVISVLIVSVVTGYFGEQAILWSMIAGLCFILFIHFLPTPAVLLVKPTIGERKESLTMRSLWQVKSFPIVLLVVVLLQGAHASYYNYGYIYLQNLHIKNYYIGLIINIAIIFEILYFAKADHLFKKWKPSSLLLLAAAGSTLRWILVYLFPNVWMFMFSQSLHALSFGVAHYAFILYITKNLPKQQIPNAQGVYSAFALSLSTAILTLVGGFLYEISPGLAFLGMIVCTVPAILLIVVTRKHYDY, encoded by the coding sequence TTGAACAATCAACGTTGGCTTTCACGGAATTTCTTGGTGTTTTTTTTAACCTGGGGAGTATTTTTGCCCTATTGGACAGGATGGCTTGTGCAGGCAAAAGGATTAAGTGTGGCAGAAGCTAGTCTAATCATGGGATTTGGCTTATTGGCGCGTGGTGCGTCGACGCTGTTTGCCTTCCCATTTGTATCTAAATATTGGAGTAGCCAAACGGTTATTCTTGTTTTGACAGTTTGTTCACTTGTGGCGACGCTGCTTTATATTCCTATTTCGTCATTTAATACGCTTTTCGTTGTAACCATTCTATTTAGTGCTGTTTATCCGGCTTTACTTCCTGCTGTCGAAAGCACGGCGAGTGCATTGGTACAGCAAGGTGATGTGAATTACGGGAAAAGTCGTTCTTATGGTTCACTAGGCTTTGTTATTTCAGTGCTTATCGTGAGTGTCGTAACGGGTTATTTTGGAGAACAGGCGATTTTATGGAGTATGATAGCAGGACTTTGTTTCATACTATTCATCCACTTTTTACCGACACCAGCTGTACTGTTAGTGAAGCCGACAATTGGAGAACGTAAAGAGTCACTAACGATGCGTAGCTTATGGCAAGTTAAAAGCTTTCCAATCGTATTGCTTGTCGTTGTGTTACTGCAAGGTGCACATGCATCTTATTATAATTATGGTTATATTTATTTGCAGAATTTACATATCAAGAACTATTATATTGGGCTGATTATTAATATTGCAATTATTTTTGAAATTCTTTACTTTGCGAAGGCTGATCACCTGTTTAAGAAATGGAAGCCCTCGTCGCTATTATTGCTAGCGGCAGCGGGATCGACTCTACGTTGGATACTTGTGTATTTGTTCCCAAATGTGTGGATGTTTATGTTCTCGCAAAGCTTGCATGCACTATCGTTTGGAGTTGCACATTATGCATTTATTCTTTATATAACTAAAAATTTACCCAAGCAACAAATTCCAAATGCGCAAGGCGTTTATTCAGCTTTTGCATTGAGTTTGAGCACTGCTATTTTAACGTTAGTAGGGGGATTTTTATACGAAATTTCTCCGGGGCTTGCGTTTTTAGGGATGATTGTGTGTACAGTGCCAGCGATATTGCTAATTGTGGTGACAAGAAAGCATTATGATTATTAA
- the glnA gene encoding type I glutamate--ammonia ligase, whose protein sequence is MRNYTKEDIRKFVEDDNVNFVRLQFTDILGMIKNVEIPISQLEKALDNKMMFDGSSIEGFVRIEESDMYLIPDLNTWMVFPWPSGKGKVARLICDVSLANGLPFAGDPRGNLKRVLKEMKELGFTDFNLGPEPEFFLFKLDDNKQPTMELNDNGGYFDLSPMDLGENCRRDIVLELEEMGFEVEASHHECAPGQHEIDFKYADVLTACDNIQTFKLVVKTIARKHGLHATFMPKPIFGVNGSGMHCNVSLFTDGENAFVDEAGELKLSQTAYQFMAGILEHVPGFTAVTNPTVNSYKRLVPGYEAPCYIAWSAQNRSPLIRIPASRGISTRIEVRSVDSAANPYLAMAAILKAGLDGIKRKLTPPKPIDRNIYEMKPSELKELGIGTLPTDLDHALIALSKDDVIQEALGKHIFENFMEEKKVEWESYRITVHPWEVEHYMKMY, encoded by the coding sequence ATGAGGAATTACACCAAAGAAGACATTCGGAAATTTGTAGAGGACGACAATGTAAATTTTGTTCGCCTACAATTTACGGATATTTTAGGAATGATAAAAAACGTAGAGATTCCCATTAGCCAGCTCGAAAAGGCACTAGATAATAAAATGATGTTTGACGGCTCTTCTATCGAAGGATTTGTTCGAATTGAAGAATCAGATATGTACCTCATACCAGATCTGAATACATGGATGGTATTCCCTTGGCCTTCGGGAAAAGGAAAAGTTGCACGGCTCATCTGTGATGTCTCACTTGCCAACGGATTACCATTTGCAGGTGATCCTCGTGGTAATTTAAAACGTGTATTGAAGGAAATGAAGGAGCTTGGGTTCACAGACTTCAATCTCGGACCAGAACCAGAATTCTTCCTGTTCAAGCTCGATGACAATAAGCAACCTACAATGGAATTGAACGACAACGGCGGTTATTTCGATCTATCACCGATGGATCTCGGAGAAAACTGTCGACGTGATATCGTCCTGGAGCTCGAGGAAATGGGCTTTGAGGTTGAAGCCTCTCATCATGAGTGCGCACCTGGACAGCATGAAATTGACTTTAAATACGCAGACGTTCTCACGGCCTGTGACAACATCCAAACGTTTAAACTCGTCGTCAAAACCATTGCACGTAAACACGGCTTGCACGCAACATTCATGCCTAAACCAATTTTCGGTGTCAATGGCTCAGGTATGCATTGCAATGTATCCCTGTTTACAGATGGTGAAAATGCTTTTGTTGACGAAGCAGGTGAACTGAAGCTGAGTCAAACCGCTTATCAATTCATGGCTGGTATTCTCGAACATGTTCCTGGTTTTACAGCTGTGACAAATCCGACCGTTAACTCATACAAACGGCTCGTCCCGGGCTACGAGGCACCCTGCTATATCGCTTGGTCCGCTCAAAACCGTAGCCCACTCATTCGGATTCCAGCATCTCGGGGGATTAGCACACGTATTGAAGTTCGTTCCGTTGACTCCGCTGCGAATCCTTATCTTGCAATGGCCGCAATCCTAAAAGCAGGACTAGACGGCATCAAACGTAAACTAACACCACCAAAACCGATTGACCGCAATATTTACGAGATGAAGCCTTCCGAGCTAAAAGAACTCGGCATCGGAACTTTGCCAACGGATCTTGACCACGCACTCATCGCACTCAGCAAAGATGACGTCATTCAAGAGGCACTTGGCAAACACATCTTTGAAAACTTTATGGAAGAAAAGAAAGTGGAATGGGAAAGTTATCGAATTACTGTACACCCGTGGGAAGTTGAACATTATATGAAGATGTATTAA